A window of the Helianthus annuus cultivar XRQ/B chromosome 4, HanXRQr2.0-SUNRISE, whole genome shotgun sequence genome harbors these coding sequences:
- the LOC110890774 gene encoding uncharacterized protein LOC110890774 isoform X4, whose translation MDYHSLKRRELQALCKEHNIPANSANSVLADKLSALFNEKQKPKARQRTCMKSLVETTDEGEPAESKRQAKKVRFSPNNDTVEYERSGEKQKDMVTQVKTRRKSMAKKVDQPVVDSSVTVDLVEDTAQIPVKVTRSRAQSLVKDVVIPNNIKNKGRGETKDAGKGTDVDKESEGNVGKATRARARTLQKGGEATESVEETVVGRARVTRSRAQTSMEGGTSRDANPDVKKKTGKQVKTEGQSVEPPVEVMDVTVRATRSRRQPLKEEVKNTVTNPQADKKRTRREMKEEDKQEPPKRKSLRTKGVDEDEGAKMEVINDSRVARNRKNKANTVEVQELEEPIKHAGRKTVNRRKSVLPSVKADVDPHLEEPARRNTRRKSVVQKATVKVESPTVGKKDSKRLSGIIEDKENATTGTPKSKKRRGTPVEDPIIETEHGSPKSSTRRASKSEGKSVAKKEVESSLKKPVSRMNIQSSVEKASHKGKNSAIRSGVIIKESSSKKRAKLSGTKQSDSEDQVVYSGKEGTPGAKLSFNLDEEITEPEVTPAIKSERKSTRSTIKSERKEPSQSARFTRSAIKSEREGPSQSARFTRSAIKSEREGPSQSAVKEQPIAGQLFSPEGAKFRHDPAVNTAPGRVARRGIKHDGNAAGSFSEMIDKKQTRQLALKKSLDDAQMPSPEVAEVEPDVGTIGVLAESEQPLDEGQKFSPADTEVGSDSGADTLRVQSEIKQPYDNVLCSPEVVEVQPNPDGDTVAVGSESFKEVTVDNAENVPDDAVSDVSRVRNQNEEVNVESGIFSEAENLEKSVQENLSSGNDVYVECDDVISDPKSRLDMFGNQVDCSSVAKEFETGSELSNANMTLDVTFSGIDIDIERVVEANSSVQNVESLDVPLSGVDIDIERVVEANSSVQNVESLDVPLSGVDIDIERVVEANSSVQNVESLDVPLSGVDIDIERVVEDGSDVQNVESEHDKLASNTDHATDKEDVGGVDLEPAQIESMPVAAEVLVASHDQEPEPERSLNVAVDDVSCDTLRSDSVTNEDAPKILSTSEIDDVVVRVDAPAELVVDINKDVVGDMYDMDAEGDEDIQPFESGCISYNMNNEQTKEEAETHRDDPEHETATDDDSDSGKFMEDDSHIGVQEVGSELLGNIKAHEDLAREEASPILNTGEHTVDGTDSSQLVGDIGAHESLITKESSPLTYTNKESPVDGTDSDLLTIKEDDRNKQEETQNQGASVDWGDYDFGTDEFENPVSANGSADEEAKGKKDDQDSDLQMSARASYTVEKSSGLAAGLADSVTKFEKDSRNAADGKSHQALDTLNQSANAVDMGEEVFGWSGADSSMKSLFETPAATRISHVRDSQEDAAKFANQDNYSSLKSLSATPATTRISHVKTGQEEAVDLTNQDHYSSLKPLFKTPAVTQISHAKDGQDLTPATTRISHVKTSQEEAVDLTNLDHYSSLKPLFKTPAVTQISHAKDGQDVTPETTQISHVKTGQEEAVDLANQDHYSSLKSLLKTPAVAQHSHANDGRDAKTGQEDAVDVANQDHSRADSSLKSLTKTPAVTQISHVKDRLEDAADFASQDYHSSLKSLYQTPAVTQTSHVKGGQEGAADFANQDHYSSLKPLFKTTAVTQISHVKDGQDAADFGNQDHYSSLKSLFKTPGVTQISHVKDRQEDAADFANQDHYSSMKSLFKTPAATQTSHVKDGQEDAAAFANQDHGSSLKSLFRTPSVTQTGQVKGRQEDAVSYRNQYLSSLKPLFETPATTQTSHVKDARGEATNFANKDHYADSSLKTLFATPAPSRTSHVNDCNDDIGSSRSAEHEFNHQWGNDPSKDYNDESGPGNEIHGVPSFEDYPHKLFEDDVGGSTDRSVSDTHFGFKHIEFLNEATGTSHQNLSGLKDNSTRGHEFEKKEDNLMKGSEVNDDLAFDTGHMHDYRDDTQ comes from the exons ATGGATTATCATAGTTTGAAAAGGAGAGAGCTCCAAGCGCTATGCAAGGAGCATAATATTCCTGCGAATTCTGCCAATTCCGTTTTGGCTGACAAGCTTTCTGCACTTTTTAAT GAAAAGCAGAAACCAAAAGCACGACAACGGACTTGTATGAAGAGTTTGGTTGAAACTACTGACGAGGGTGAACCTGCAGAATCAAAAAGACAAGCAAAGAAAGTCAGGTTTAGTCCAAATAATGACACAGTTGAGTATGAGCGATCTGGCGAAAAACAGAAGGATATGGTTACACAGGTGAAAACTCGGAGGAAATCAATGGCCAAGAAGGTCGATCAACCAGTTGTTGATAGTAGTGTTACTGTTGACTTAGTTGAGGATACTGCACAAATTCCTGTTAAGGTTACTAGATCTAGGGCGCAGTCATTAGTAAAGGATGTAGTCATTCCAAATAATATAAAGAATAAAGGTAGAGGGGAAACAAAAGATGCTGGAAAGGGAACTGATGTAGATAAAGAATCTGAAGGCAATGTTGGTAAAGCTACGAGGGCAAGGGCCCGCACATTGCAAAAAGGTGGTGAAGCAACCGAATCAGTTGAGGAAACCGTGGTTGGCCGTGCTAGAGTTACAAGGTCTAGGGCACAAACCTCGATGGAGGGCGGTACAAGTCGTGATGCAAATCCTGATGTTAAGAAAAAGACCGGTAAACAAGTGAAAACAGAGGGACAAAGTGTCGAGCCCCCCGTGGAAGTTATGGACGTTACAGTGAGAGCTACAAGGTCTAGAAGACAACCGCTAAAGGAAGAAGTTAAAAACACTGTTACTAATCCCCAAGCTGATAAGAAAAGAACCAGAAGAGAAATGAAAGAGGAGGATAAACAAGAACCTCCAAAGAGGAAATCATTGAGGACCAAAGGGGTGGATGAAGATGAAGGTGCCAAAATGGAAGTGATTAATGATAGCAGAGTTGCAAGGAATCGTAAAAATAAAGCTAACACAGTTGAGGTTCAAGAGCTTGAGGAACCAATAAAGCATGCCGGTAGGAAAACTGTAAATCGAAGGAAATCTGTTTTGCCGTCTGTAAAAGCTGACGTTGATCCACATCTTGAAGAGCCAGCCAGAAGAAACACTAGGCGGAAGTCTGTCGTTCAAAAAGCAACTGTCAAGGTCGAGTCTCCTACTGTTGGAAAAAAAGATTCAAAACGTCTATCTGGCATTATTGAAGATAAAGAAAACGCTACTACTGGAACTCCTAAATCCAAGAAACGCAGAGGAACCCCTGTTGAAGATCCGATTATTGAAACCgagcatggttctccaaaaagtTCCACACGCAGGGCTAGTAAAAGTGAAGGAAAATCTGTTGCAAAAAAAGAGGTGGAGAGTAGTTTAAAGAAACCTGTGTCAAGAATGAATATTCAGTCATCTGTAGAAAAAGCATCTCATAAAGGAAAGAACTCAGCAATAAGAAGTGGTGTAATAATTAAAGAGAGTAGTTCTAAAAAGAGAGCGAAGTTGAGTGGAACTAAACAAAGTGATTCAGAAGATCAAGTGGTTTATTCTGGTAAAGAAGGGACCCCAGGTGCAAAATTGAGTTTTAACCTTGATGAAGAAATTACCGAGCCTGAGGTTACTCCTGCCATTAAAAGTGAGAGAAAGTCGACCCGTAGCACCATCAAAAGTGAGAGAAAGGAGCCAAGTCAGTCAGCCAGGTTTACACGTAGCGCCATCAAAAGTGAGAGAGAGGGGCCAAGTCAGTCAGCCAGGTTTACACGTAGCGCCATCAAAAGTGAGAGAGAGGGGCCAAGTCAGTCAGCCGTTAAAGAACAACCTATTGCCGGTCAATTGTTCTCACCAGAAGGTGCAAAATTCAGACATGATCCGGCTGTCAATACAGCTCCAGGAAGAGTTGCTCGCAGAGGAATCAAACATGATGGAAATGCAGCAGGCAGTTTTTCAGAGATGATTGATAAGAAGCAGACACGTCAATTGGCTCTTAAAAAATCTCTTGATGATGCTCAGATGCCTTCACCTGAAGTTGCAGAAGTCGAGCCTGATGTCGGAACCATAGGAGTTCTGGCTGAATCTGAACAACCTCTTGATGAGGGTCAGAAGTTTTCACCTGCAGATACAGAAGTCGGGTCCGATTCAGGTGCTGACACCTTAAGAGTTCAATCTGAAATCAAACAACCTTATGATAATGTTCTATGCTCACCTGAGGTTGTGGAAGTACAACCCAATCCAGACGGTGACACCGTAGCAGTTGGATCTGAAAGTTTTAAAGAAGTAACGGTAGATAATGCTGAGAATGTACCTGATGATGCAGTTTCCGATGTATCTCGTGTACGTAATCAGAATGAGGAGGTTAATGTGGAATCTGGAATATTTAGTGAAGCTGAAAATTTGGAGAAATCAGTCCAGGAGAATCTTTCGTCAGGCAATGATGTTTATGTCGAGTGTGATGACGTTATTTCTGACCCGAAGTCCCGTCTGGATATGTTTGGCAATCAAGTTGATTGTAGTAGTGTGGCTAAAGAGTTTGAAACTGGTTCAGAACTGTCGAATGCAAATATGACTCTTGATGTTACTTTCTCAGGCATTGATATCGACATTGAACGTGTCGTAGAGGCTAATAGTAGTGTGCAGAATGTAGAATCTCTTGATGTTCCTCTCTCAGGCGTTGATATCGACATTGAACGTGTCGTAGAGGCTAATAGTAGTGTGCAGAATGTAGAATCTCTTGATGTTCCTCTCTCAGGCGTTGATATCGACATTGAACGTGTCGTAGAGGCTAATAGTAGTGTGCAGAATGTAGAATCTCTTGATGTTCCTCTCTCAGGCGTTGATATCGACATTGAACGTGTCGTAGAGGACGGTAGTGATGTGCAGAATGTAGAATCCGAACATGATAAATTGGCGAGCAATACCGATCATGCTACAGACAAAGAGGATGTTGGAGGTGTTGACTTAGAGCCAGCTCAGATTGAAAGTATGCCTGTGGCAGCTGAAGTTTTAGTTGCATCTCATGACCAAGAACCCGAACCAGAACGGTCGTTGAATGTTGCTGTTGATGATGTTTCTTGTGATACATTACGATCTGATTCAGTAACGAACGAAGAcgcaccaaaaattctttctacTAGTGAAATCGATGACGTGGTTGTAAGAGTTGATGCTCCGGCGGAGTTGGTAGTAGACATCAATAAGGATGTTGTCGGtgatatgt ATGACATGGATGCTGAAGGTGATGAAGATATTCAGCCATTTGAAAGCGGATGTATTTCTTACAATATGAACAATGAACAGACAAAAGAAGAGGCTGAGACGCATAGAGATGATCCAGAACACGAAACAGCAACTGATGATGATTCGGACAGTGGCAAATTCATGGAAGATGATTCACATATTGGTGTACAGGAGGTGGGGTCTGAACTTTTGGGAAATATAAAAGCTCACGAAGATCTGGCAAGAGAAGAAGCCTCACCGATCTTAAATACAGGAGAGC ATACTGTTGATGGGACAGATTCTAGTCAACTTGTGGGAGATATTGGTGCTCATGAAAGTCTAATTACAAAAGAAAGTTCGCCGTTGACATATACGAACAAAGAAT CTCCTGTTGATGGTACTGATTCAGATTTATTGACTATTAAGGAGGACGATAGAAATAAGCAAG AAGAAACTCAAAATCAAGGTGCATCTGTGGATTGGGGGGATTATGATTTCGGAACGGATGAATTTGAAAACCCAGTTTCAGCAAATGGAAGTGCTGATGAGGAGGCTAAAGGCAAAAAAG ATGATCAAGATTCAGATCTCCAAATGTCTGCTAGAGCAAGTTATACAGTAGAAAAAAGTTCTGGTCTTGCAGCTGGCTTGGCCGATTCAGTAACGAAATTTGAGAAGGATTCTAGAAATGCTGCTGATGGAAAATCCCACCAAGCATTAGATACGCTGAACCAAAGTGCAAATGCAGTAGATATGGGTGAAGAGGTTTTCGGCTGGTCTG GTGCTGATTCGTCTATGAAATCGTTGTTTGAAACGCCAGCTGCTACTCGAATCAGTCATGTAAGAGACAGTCAGGAGGATGCAGCCAAATTTGCCAACCAAGATAATT ATTCGTCTCTGAAATCATTATCTGCAACGCCAGCAACTACTCGAATCAGTCATGTAAAAACCGGTCAGGAGGAGGCTGTTGATCTTACCAACCAAGATCATT ATTCATCACTGAAACCCTTATTTAAAACACCAGCTGTTACTCAAATCAGTCATGCAAAAGATGGTCAGGATTTAACACCAGCAACTACTCGAATCAGTCATGTAAAAACCAGTCAGGAGGAGGCTGTTGATCTTACCAACCTAGATCATT ATTCATCACTGAAACCCTTATTTAAAACACCAGCTGTTACTCAAATCAGTCATGCAAAAGATGGTCAGGATGTAACACCAGAAACTACTCAAATCAGTCATGTAAAAACCGGTCAGGAGGAGGCTGTTGATCTTGCCAACCAAGATCATT ATTCATCACTGAAATCGTTACTTAAAACACCAGCCGTTGCTCAACATAGTCATGCAAACGATGGTCGGGATGCAAAAACCGGTCAGGAGGATGCTGTTGATGTTGCCAACCAAGATCATT CGCGTGCAGATTCATCGCTGAAATCATTAACTAAAACACCAGCTGTGACTCAAATCAGTCATGTAAAAGATAGGCTGGAGGATGCTGCTGATTTTGCTAGCCAAGATTATC ATTCATCTCTGAAATCGTTATATCAAACTCCAGCCGTTACTCAAACCAGTCATGTCAAAGGTGGTCAGGAGGGTGCTGCTGATTTTGCAAACCAAGATCACT ATTCATCTCTGAAACCATTATTTAAAACGACAGCAGTTACTCAAATCAGTCATGTAAAAGATGGGCAGGATGCTGCTGATTTTGGAAACCAAGATCACT ATTCATCTCTGAAATCATTATTTAAAACACCAGGCGTTACTCAAATCAGTCATGTAAAAGATCGGCAGGAGGATGCTGCCGATTTTGCAAACCAAGACCATT ATTCATCTATGAAATCATTATTTAAAACACCAGCCGCTACTCAAACCAGTCATGTAAAAGATGGGCAGGAGGATGCTGCTGCTTTTGCAAACCAAGATCATG GTTCATCGCTAAAATCATTATTTAGAACGCCATCCGTTACTCAAACCGGTCAAGTAAAAGGCCGTCAGGAGGATGCAGTCAGTTACCGCAACCAATATC TTTCATCTCTGAAACCCTTATTTGAAACACCAGCTACTACTCAAACGAGTCATGTAAAAGACGCACGGGGTGAAGCAACCAATTTTGCTAACAAAGATCATT ATGCAGACTCGTCTCTGAAAACATTGTTTGCAACACCAGCCCCTTCTAGAACGAGTCATGTAAATGACTGTAATGACGATATCGGGTCTAGCAGATCTGCAGAACATGAGTTTAATCATCAGTGGGGAAATGACCCGTCAAAAGATTATAATG ATGAAAGTGGTCCAGGAAACGAGATTCATGGAGTTCCAAGCTTTGAAGATTATCCTCATAAATTATTTGAAGATGATGTAGGCGGTTCAACTGACAGGTCGGTGAGTGACACACATTTTGGGTTCAAACATATTGAATTCTTAAATGAAGCAACAGGAACAAGCCATCAAAATCTTTCCGGTTTGAAAGATAACTCAACCCGTGGTCACGAGTTTGAAAAGAAAGAAGATAACCTAATGAAGGGGTCAGAAGTTAATGATGATTTAGCCTTTGATACAG GGCATATGCATGATTACAGGGACGACACTCAATAA